Within Planococcus citri chromosome 2, ihPlaCitr1.1, whole genome shotgun sequence, the genomic segment CAGTCAATATTCTTCATATCCTCATTAACGTTCGAGATAATTAAAACTACAGCAGATCCATGGTAGAATGGAGGACCTTGCTTGTaaagtactgaaaaaaaaacacgaaaacttGAGCTTCCCCATTCTCCAAAAACTTCATTCTAAACATCAATGTACGAATACAAACACTAACCAAAATCTCCACCGAATTTCAAAGCTGATTTGACTACCCATCCTCTAGAGCGGTAGTAATGATAAGTGACGTATCTTTCTACAAAATAAGGCTGCACTTGTTGAAATTTCTCCCACATTTCTTCCACTTTCATAGCACTATTTTGATGTTGCACAGTGAGACATTCCAGCACGAATGATAGAAAAAAAGCTTCCTCTAGCATTAAATGAAGATATTCTACGACGTGATTGCCTTCCGAAATTAGAACGTcggtttgtttatttttcgtatCATCGACTCCTGAAGAATGATTATTCCcattaattttgattattttttccaaacctGTAAGAAAAGTGATAAATTTATGTATGTAAATCAAGTATCAACCTCatcgaaaagatgaaaatacaTCATGATCAGtacgttttctttttctttggtTGAAGGCTGGATACGCTTGAGAAAGAGATCCTTTACCAAAATATCCctgaaaaattcatctcattaaaattggttcaaaacATACACAAATACGAAAAGATTATAAAATCCTACCATCGTGTATAAGGCTTCCATGCTCTCTCGTTTTTCGATCACTATACTCAAACCGTTGAAAGTGCCATTATAATGAGGCTGTTCGTCTTCATCGTCTTGATCGTAAATATTGACGGGGAAAGGAGCTTTTGGAGCAAATGCACATCTTTTGGGAATCGGCGGACGAAGTCTTATCATGTTTCGCGATTTTAAAATACATCTCTACAATACGAACGTAAGAATAGGAATACTGTGATTGAAATACTCAGCGAATTCAAAATGTACCAGAGCTTTCAAAGCAACTTGACATTCAGGATTATGAAactatgttttatttttccaatcatcattaaaaaataatcgtaGAAGTTTTAAAACATCcatttgaaacacatttttgattttttaattagtcgattgataaaaataattatttaaaaataaaaataataacacgTGTCTCATAGACCAACTACGGACAGAACAACCACTCAaccaattctgaattttcattgGTGCAAAGTTTCAAGACGTcataaaattaaagaatttcaTTGGTCGGACATAATTGCAACATTGCAATATTCTGTGGCAACGTTGCTctatttggaaatgaaaatattggaaaaaggAAGTGATAAGCGacgttttcatttcattttctttctaaaaaattaaaatatctggATTGTGGTGTTATTTGTGTACTTTTCAACATGTCAGAAGAACAAGATAAAACGTTATCGAAAAACCTATCATTTCAAGAAAGAAACGCCGAACGCCTTAAACGTTTACGTGATTTACACACTCAACGAGTAAGTTGATATTTTCGCTCAAAAACCACCATAAACTATCAGATTCTGAAAAATGTACTGTTTCAGAATGAAGCTAGACGTCTAAATCACGAGGCAGTCAAGGAAGAAGAATTGAGACACTCATTACCTATCA encodes:
- the Tsen2 gene encoding tRNA-splicing endonuclease subunit Sen2; translation: MIRLRPPIPKRCAFAPKAPFPVNIYDQDDEDEQPHYNGTFNGLSIVIEKRESMEALYTMGYFGKGSLSQAYPAFNQRKRKRLEKIIKINGNNHSSGVDDTKNKQTDVLISEGNHVVEYLHLMLEEAFFLSFVLECLTVQHQNSAMKVEEMWEKFQQVQPYFVERYVTYHYYRSRGWVVKSALKFGGDFVLYKQGPPFYHGSAVVLIISNVNEDMKNIDCDTLKAINRGVEQVKKELLIAQIYIPEDLDYKDVDQISRCTISEYLYKRSMPAGIS